One segment of Gasterosteus aculeatus chromosome 3, fGasAcu3.hap1.1, whole genome shotgun sequence DNA contains the following:
- the mrps14 gene encoding small ribosomal subunit protein uS14m: MAAHRVACLGLNALYSTVCAPKQALRSCWGAVEQARSYYVDWRMLRDVKRRQMAFDYADERLRINALRKNTILPKELQEVADKEIAALPRDSCPVRIRNRCVMTSRPRGVKRRWRLSRIVFRHLADHNQMSGILRARW; this comes from the exons ATGGCGGCGCACAGGGTGGCTTGTTTAGGTTTAAATGCCCTTTATTCTACTGTCTGCGCCCCAAAGCAG GCCCTGAGGAGCTGTTGGGGGGCGGTGGAGCAGGCGAGGAGTTACTACGTCGACTGGAGGATGCTTAGGGACGTGAAGAGAAGACAGATGGCTTTTGACTATGCTGATGAGAGGTTACGGATCAATGCACTGAGGAAGAACACCATCCTGCCCAAAGAGCTTCAG GAGGTGGCCGATAAAGAAATTGCAGCATTACCAAGAGACAGCTGTCCTGTGAGAATACGCAACaggtgtgtgatgacatcaagACCTCGGGGGGTGAAGCGGAGATGGCGACTGAGCCGAATTGTCTTCCGCCACTTGGCTGACCACAACCAGATGTCCGGGATTCTGAGGGCAAGGTGGTGA
- the cacybp gene encoding calcyclin-binding protein, producing the protein MDITEQIAQLEADFVELGSLLEKSERKRVQEVLKREQKTVEKELAVKRQQKEKQARREADPSAASKAAYTVKINNYAWDQSEKFIKIYLTLKDVHTIASENVEVNFTERSFSVLVKDLDGKNHQMTILNLLYPINEKESYKKIKTDMVLIMCKKQTTKKWDCLTTVEKQLKDKDKPSVEENADPSDGLMTMLKKIYSDGDDEMKRTINKAWSESQEKKIRGEDMMDL; encoded by the exons ATGGATATAACTGAACAG ATCGCGCAGTTAGAGGCAGATTTTGTGGAGCTGGGGTCACTCTTGGAGaagtcagaaagaaaaagagtgcAGGAGGTGCTAAAGCGGGAGCAGAAGACGGTGGAGAAGGAGCTCGCAGTTAAAcgacaacaaaaagagaaacaagccAGGAGAGAGGCCGACCCATCTGCTGCCTCTAAAGCAGCATACACAGTCAAGATCAACAACTACG CCTGGGACCAGTCGGAGAAATTCATCAAAATATACCTTACATTGAAAGATGTGCATACAATTGCATCAGAAAATGTTGAGGTCAACTTTACAGAAAG GTCTTTTTCTGTGTTGGTGAAGGATCTTGATGGGAAAAACCATCAGATGACAATCCTCAACCTGTTATATCCAATCAATGAAAAGGAGAGTTATAAAAAG ATAAAAACAGACATGGTCCTGATCATGTGCAAGAAGCAGACAACGAAGAAGTGGGACTGTCTAACAACGGTGGAAAAGCAGTTAAAAGACAAAGA TAAACCCAGCGTTGAGGAGAATGCCGACCCCAGCGATGGTCTGATGACCATGTTAAAGAAGATTTACTCTGATGGAGATGACGAGATGAAGAGAACCATCAACAAAGCCTGGTCAGAGTCGCAGGAGAAGAAAATTCGAGGAGAGGACATGATGGACCTCTAG